A section of the Paralichthys olivaceus isolate ysfri-2021 chromosome 16, ASM2471397v2, whole genome shotgun sequence genome encodes:
- the LOC138405034 gene encoding uncharacterized protein produces the protein MRTTSENSDATRGIYKPIKELFQLPVYEMSQQCCWHNISYKVQTAVMTELLRLQETNQLPSSVSGEDMMNLIEEESKASLRVRLWQFQLEDYKDPEFLPLLNLVWEVSNSLKKRDIEFEARQFLKSPKTIPPEFRNPSIISLAQKFSSLLKELQRQPLTAKHLGPREVVMEVVPKVLQGFWLPPEDTCLNMPSEHLSVLAVSLTKAVEDKVSKLLPSLLREVSFTRSTRDKLVQSIQDSVTQSFSRPVLMKKISCFASDLIKSITAIATKNICELFQPQISTKEPNCVAEEVKQEPHQESAFTPPPPAPVTPPAEPAVVLEDATIEKSDATKGIYKPIKELFQTPVYEMSQQCCWHNISYMGQTAVMTELLRLQETNQLPSSVSGEDMMNLIEEESNASQRVQLWQFQLEDYKDPEFLPLLNLVWEVSNSLKKRDIEFEARQFLKSLKTIPPEFRNPSIISLAQNFSSLLKELQRQPLTAKHLGPREVVLEVVPKVLQGFWLPPEDTCLNMPSEHLSVLAVSLTKAVEDKVSKLLPSLLREVSFTRSTRDTLVRSIQDSVTQSFSRPVLMKKISCFASDLIKSITTIATKNICELFQPQISTKEPISFA, from the exons ATGAGGACAACATCGGAGAACTCCGACGCCACCCGAGGCATCTACAAGCCCATCAAG GAATTATTTCAACTGCCTGTTTACGAGATGTCCCAGCAGTGCTGCTGGCACAACATCTCCTACAAGGTCCAG ACTGCAGTTATGACTGAGCTGCTGAGACTGCAGGAGACCAATCAGCTCCCATCATCAGTGTCTGGTGAAGACATGATGAACCTGAtcgaggaggagagcaaagccTCACTGAGAGTGAG gCTCTGGCAGTTTCAGCTGGAGGACTACAAAGACCCTGAGTTCCTCCCACTGCTCAATCTG GTCTGGGAGGTGAGCAACAGTTTGAAGAAGAGGGACATTGAGTTTGAGGCACGACAGTTCCTCAAGTCCCCAAAGACCATACCTCCTGAGTTCAG AAATCCCAGCATCATAAGTTTGGCTCAGAAATTCTCCAGTttactgaaggagctgcagcggCAGCCCCTCACCGCCAAACACCTGGGCCCACGAGAGGTGGTGATGGAGGTGGTGCCTAAGGTACTTCAGGGCTTCTGGCTGCCTCCTGAAGACACCTGCCTGAACATGCCGTCCGAGCACCTCAGTGTTCTTGCTGTCAGCCTGACCAAAGCAGTTGAGGACAAGGTCTCCAAACTTCTGCCCTCACTGCTCCGTGAAGTCAGCTTCACCCGCTCCACCAGGGACAAACTGGTCCAGTCGATCCAGGACAGTGTTACACAGAGCTTCAGTCGCCCCGTCCTGATGAAGAAGATCAGCTGCTTTGCATCAGACCTGATAAAGTCCATCACCGCCATCGCAACAAAGAACATCTGTGAGCTGTTTCAGCCACAGATTTCTACAAAGGAGCCAAACTGTGTTGCTGAAGAGGTAAAGCAGGAGCCTCATCAGGAGTCAGCGttcactcctcctccaccagctcctgtgaCTCCTCCTGCTGAGCCTGCTGTGGTCCTGGAGGATGCAACAATAGAGAAATCTGACGCCACCAAAGGCATCTACAAGCCCATCAAG GAATTGTTTCAAACGCCTGTTTATGAGATGTCCCAGCAGTGCTGCTGGCACAACATCTCATACATGGGACAG ACTGCAGTTATGACTGAGCTGCTGAGACTGCAGGAGACCAATCAGCTCCCATCATCAGTGTCTGGTGAAGACATGATGAACCTGATCGAGGAGGAGAGCAATGCGTCGCAGAGAGTGCA gCTCTGGCAGTTTCAGCTGGAGGACTACAAAGACCCTGAGTTCCTCCCACTGCTCAATCTG GTCTGGGAGGTGAGCAACAGTTTGAAGAAGAGGGACATTGAGTTTGAGGCACGACAGTTCCTCAAGTCCCTAAAGACCATACCTCCTGAGTTCAG AAATCCCAGCATCATCAGTTTGGCTCAGAACTTCTCCAGTttactgaaggagctgcagcggCAGCCCCTCACCGCCAAACACCTGGGCCCACGAGAGGTGGTGCTGGAGGTGGTGCCTAAGGTACTTCAGGGCTTCTGGCTGCCTCCTGAAGACACCTGCCTGAACATGCCGTCCGAGCACCTCAGTGTTCTTGCTGTCAGCCTGACCAAAGCAGTTGAGGACAAGGTCTCCAAACTTCTGCCCTCACTGCTCCGTGAAGTCAGCTTCACCCGCTCCACCAGGGACACACTGGTCCGGTCGATCCAGGACAGCGTTACACAGAGCTTCAGTCGCCCCGTCCTGATGAAGAAGATCAGCTGCTTTGCATCAGATCTGATAAAGTCCATCACCACCATCGCAACAAAGAACATCTGTGAGCTGTTTCAGCCACAGATTTCTACAAAGGAGCCAATCTCTTTTGCTTAA